A single genomic interval of Musa acuminata AAA Group cultivar baxijiao chromosome BXJ3-4, Cavendish_Baxijiao_AAA, whole genome shotgun sequence harbors:
- the LOC135583674 gene encoding MFP1 attachment factor 1-like — protein sequence MAEDGEAAKPHGDEVPVKGGNEAEPSAAVEAPVPPPSSGLPPVSLNIWPPSQRTRDAVIQRLIDTLSSSSVLTKRYGVVPVDEASATARLIEQEAFDFADSDGVRASASIDDGLEVLQIYSKEISKRMIESVKSRASPVPSTPAVEEAAPAPAESASMTPGAGEETSAVTPESPSS from the coding sequence ATGGCGGAAGACGGCGAAGCGGCGAAGCCCCACGGCGACGAAGTTCCCGTCAAAGGAGGCAACGAAGCCGAGCCCTCGGCGGCGGTGGAAGCGCCGGTACCGCCCCCTTCCTCTGGCCTCCCGCCCGTCTCCCTCAACATCTGGCCGCCGTCGCAGCGGACGCGGGATGCCGTGATCCAGCGCCTGATCGATACCCTCTCCTCTTCGTCCGTCCTGACCAAACGCTACGGCGTCGTCCCCGTCGACGAGGCCTCCGCCACGGCCCGCCTCATCGAGCAGGAGGCCTTCGACTTCGCCGACTCCGACGGCGTCCGCGCCTCCGCCTCCATTGACGACGGGCTGGAGGTCCTCCAGATCTACTCCAAGGAGATCAGCAAGCGCATGATCGAGTCCGTCAAGTCGAGGGCCTCACCTGTGCCATCCACACCCGCTGTTGAGGAGGCAGCTCCGGCGCCCGCTGAATCGGCCTCCATGACTCCTGGTGCTGGTGAGGAAACCTCAGCCGTTACACCGGAGTCTCCTTCGTCTTGA
- the LOC135636338 gene encoding (+)-piperitol/(+)-sesamin synthase CYP81Q2-like, with protein sequence METTFDMIVEMITGSRCCVGEGKRFVHMAEEAFRLSSIPNPADFMPFLRWVGVNGLQKRMQRLEKEIDGLIEEIVDEIRRRRTKKEGKCTESGDADMTLVVVMLSMQEENPQVYTYNITQGMVEVLLLAGTDMTAVSMEWAMALFLNHPEALQKVHDEIETHVGHQRLVADSDISNLRYLNNVIKETLRLFPPGPLLVPRESTMECKVGGLHVPRGTMLLVNAHMVHRDPEVWANPTRFMPERFETEEGEEYKFSPFGAGRRRCPGQALAEKTMGLALASLVQCFEWRSVGEEEVDLSESEGLTAPMAVPLEALCMPRQAMRSVLSQL encoded by the exons ATGGAGACGACGTTCGACATGATTGTGGAGATGATCACGGGAAGCAGGTGCTGCGTTGGGGAGGGCAAGAGGTTTGTACACATGGCGGAAGAGGCTTTCCGGTTAAGCTCCATTCCGAACCCTGCAGACTTCATGCCGTTTTTGAGGTGGGTGGGGGTGAATGGACTCCAGAAGCGAATGCAGAGGTTGGAGAAAGAGATAGATGGTCTGATCGAGGAGATCGTCGACGAGATACGAAGGAGGCGGACGAAGAAGGAAGGAAAGTGCACAGAGAGCGGTGACGCGGACATGACTCTTGTCGTGGTTATGCTTTCCATGCAAGAGGAGAATCCGCAGGTTTATACATATAATATCACCCAAGGAATGGTAGAG GTTCTGCTATTAGCAGGAACCGATATGACTGCTGTAAGCATGGAATGGGCAATGGCGCTCTTCCTCAACCATCCCGAAGCCCTGCAGAAGGTTCACGACGAAATAGAGACTCACGTCGGTCATCAGCGCCTGGTGGCGGACTCTGATATCTCAAACCTCCGCTACCTCAACAATGTCATCAAGGAGACTCTCAGGTTGTTCCCTCCGGGTCCTCTCCTGGTCCCACGCGAGTCGACCATGGAATGCAAGGTAGGAGGCCTCCACGTCCCGCGCGGCACGATGCTGTTGGTCAATGCACATATGGTCCACAGAGATCCCGAGGTGTGGGCAAACCCTACGAGGTTCATGCCCGAGCGGTTCGAGACCGAGGAAGGAGAAGAATACAAGTTCAGTCCCTTCGGAGCTGGAAGGAGGCGGTGCCCGGGGCAAGCCCTGGCCGAAAAGACCATGGGGTTGGCGCTGGCGTCTCTGGTGCAGTGCTTTGAGTGGAGGAGTGTTGGAGAAGAGGAGGTGGATCTCAGTGAGAGCGAGGGACTCACCGCTCCCATGGCTGTTCCCTTGGAGGCTTTGTGCATGCCTCGCCAAGCCATGAGGTCGGTCCTGTCACAACTCTGA
- the LOC135635566 gene encoding aspartic proteinase 36-like, whose amino-acid sequence MARASDWVAAASSFIFLLFLFADAARTPEPSLRALATHGGKPNLVLPLVCSRSNSTRRSVLARRLLGEQVTARASMRLYDDYVTNGYYTTKLFIGTPPQEFSLIVDSGSTVTYVPCSTCEQCGNHHQNLRFEPDLSSTYEPVKCNDDCTCDKEQKQCVYESQYTEMSSSSGVLGEDLISFGKESELKPQRAVFGCANSETGNLFNQHADGIIGLGRGELSIMDQLADKGVVTDSFSLCYGGMDVDGGAMVLGEITPPPDMVFSRSDPIRSPYYNIELEEIHVDGKLLHLDPRLFNSKDGTILDSGTTYAYLPEEAFMAFRDAILSNLHSLKRILGPDPNYSDICFSGAGSDVSELSKTFPVVDMVFGNGEKLSLSPENYLFRHSKVSGAYCLGVFQNEKDLTAILGGIIFRNTLVTYDRQNERIGFWKTNCSVLWERLHSGGGPTPGVLDFTNSRVNDSPTPVLPDLFESGVITFDMILNIAYAELLPHAKELEELIAHELQVDINQVNLINIASKGKSTMLRLAIFPAASSGFFSDTTVMDIVSFLSEHRVQLPENFGSYQVVRWNFERPSRSTWWEWRTMLLLVGILLAAFLRFTALSMWPDASRPLDAPLPEEDFCPLARFT is encoded by the exons ATGGCGCGAGCCAGTGATTGGgttgccgccgcctcctccttcatcttcctcctcttcctcttcgcgGACGCCGCTAGAACTCCGGAACCCTCCCTCCGTGCCCTCGCCACGCATGGCGGCAAGCCGAACTTGGTGCTGCCGCTTGTTTGCTCCCGCTCGAACTCCACCCGCCGATCCGTCTTGGCGAGACGCTTGCTAGGCGAGCAGGTCACTGCCAGAGCAAGCATGAGGCTCTACGATGATTACGTCACCAATGG GTATTACACTACAAAGCTCTTTATCGGAACACCGCCTCAAGAATTTTCCTTGATCGTGGATTCTGGGAGCACGGTCACTTACGTTCCTTGCTCCACGTGCGAGCAATGTGGGAATCATCATCAG AATTTGAGATTTGAACCTGATTTGTCAAGCACATATGAGCCTGTGAAATGCAATGATGATTGTACCTGTGACAAGGAGCAAAAGCAGTGTGTTTATGAGAGCCAATATACTGAAATGAGCTCTAGCAGTGGTGTGCTTGGTGAGGACCTTATATCATTTGGAAAAGAAAGTGAACTTAAACCTCAGCGTGCTGTTTTTGGCTGTGCAAATTCTGAAACTGGTAATTTGTTCAATCAACATGCTGATGGAATAATTGGGCTGGGCCGTGGAGAGCTCAGCATAATGGACCAACTTGCTGACAAGGGTGTTGTTACTGATTCATTTTCTTTATGCTATGGTGGGATGGATGTTGATGGAGGTGCCATGGTCCTTGGTGAGATAACTCCACCTCCTGACATGGTTTTTTCCCGATCAGATCCTATTCGCAG CCCATACTACAATATTGAGCTGGAGGAAATACATGTGGATGGTAAACTACTGCATCTTGATCCAAGACTATTCAATAGCAAGGATGGCACAATCTTGGATAGTGGAACCACATATGCATATCTACCAGAAGAAGCATTTATGGCATTTAGAGATGCT ATCTTGAGCAACTTACATTCTCTAAAGCGAATACTTGGACCCGATCCAAATTACAGTGACATCTGCTTTTCTGGTGCTGGAAG TGATGTCTCTGAGCTCTCAAAGACCTTCCCAGTGGTTGATATGGTATTTGGTAATGGAGAAAAGCTGTCGCTTTCACCAGAAAACTACTTGTTTCGG CATTCGAAGGTTAGTGGTGCTTACTGCTTGGGAGTCTTTCAGAATGAAAAAGATCTGACGGCAATTTTGGGGg GTATTATTTTTCGCAACACTCTGGTAACTTATGACCGTCAGAATGAAAGAATTGGTTTTTGGAAGACTAACTGTTCTGTATTATGGGAGAGATTGCATAGTGGTGGAGGCCCTACACCTGGAGTTTTAGATTTTACAAATTCAAGAGTGAATGACTCACCAACTCCTGTTCTACCAG ATCTGTTCGAAAGTGGGGTCATTACCTTCGACATGATTTTGAACATTGCATATGCTGAACTATTGCCCCATGCAAAGGAATTAGAGGAGCTTATCGCACATGAGTTACAAGTTGATATAAATCAG gttaatttaataaatattgcaAGCAAGGGAAAGAGTACCATGCTGAGATTGGCGATTTTTCCAGCTGCATCTTCTGGTTTCTTTTCTGATACAACAGTGATG GATATAGTATCTTTTTTATCTGAACATCGTGTTCAGCTTCCTGAAAATTTTGGAAGTTATCAGGTGGTTCGATGGAATTTTGAGCGTCCATCAAGAAG TACATGGTGGGAATGGCGGACAATGTTGTTACTGGTGGGAATATTACTCGCGGCTTTCCTCCGGTTTACAGCCCTCTCGATGTGGCCCGACGCATCCAGGCCTTTGGATGCACCTCTTCCTGAAGAAGACTTTTGCCCCTTAGCTCGATTCACTTAA